The following are encoded in a window of Thunnus albacares chromosome 9, fThuAlb1.1, whole genome shotgun sequence genomic DNA:
- the LOC122989286 gene encoding putative claudin-24 — protein MDTCACALELLGMLVYVGAWLCALATTILPQWLTMSTALLPIESYELGLWETCVVQDVGGMECRTYDSLLGLSSDLKLARILMCASLVVGLLGILVAIPGLYLINSCKEQGTYRTKRTLTILGGVLGMVSGVLCLIPVSYMAHLAVIHFFDETVPEVVPRWEFGDALFCGWAGGFLLIVAGLLLVTSCLCSQVEPQPVLQRRYQVMSTDVSFRKRSEYV, from the coding sequence atggacacATGCGCCTGCGCTTTGGAGCTGCTGGGGATGCTGGTCTATGTTGGAGCGTGGCTGTGCGCTTTAGCCACCACTATCTTACCACAGTGGCTGACCATGTCCACTGCGCTGCTGCCCATAGAGAGTTACGAGCTGGGCCTGTGGGAGACTTGCGTGGTGCAGGATGTCGGGGGTATGGAGTGCAGAACATACGATAGCCTGCTGGGCCTTTCCAGTGACCTCAAGCTGGCCCGCATCCTCATGTGCGCCTCCCTCGTCGTGGGTTTGCTGGGAATCCTGGTGGCTATACCTGGACTTTACTTGATCAACAGCTGTAAGGAGCAGGGAACCTATCGAACCAAGAGGACTTTAACCATCCTGGGAGGGGTGCTGGGAATGGTCTCCGGAGTGCTGTGTCTGATCCCTGTGTCCTATATGGCCCATTTAGCCGTGATACATTTCTTTGATGAAACAGTACCTGAAGTGGTGCCACGATGGGAGTTTGGAGATGCTTTGTTCTGCGGCTGGGCAGGAGGATTTCTGCTCATAGTGGCCGGGCTCCTCCTGGTCACCTCTTGCTTATGTTCACAGGTGGAGCCGCAGCCTGTGCTGCAGCGGCGGTACCAGGTGATGAGTACTGATGTTTCCTTCAGGAAGCGGTCAGAGTATGTTTAA